The sequence GTCGTAGACACGATTAAGGAACGTTTTAAATCAGGAGGAACTAATATACTTTTCTTAAGAGCGGATTCCAATATTAGCTATGGAAAAGTTGCCAAACTTATGTCTCATCTTAAGGCCGGTGGTATTAATGAGATTTCACTGATAACCGAGACAGACAAGAATTAATGTTCCAATTAAAAAACAATCCAACAGATTTACTTTCTATATCAAAATCATTAATTGCACATGCACTTATTGCCAGCATCATTTTATTTGTCGTACATGAAAAATATTCTATTCAGAATGAAAATATAAAATTAATCCAAGCTTCAATGAAAGTCGATGTGGTCGCCATGCCCGAATTAACCATTCAAGAAATCCAACAATCAATACAACAAGTGGAAAATTCACCTCAAAAAACTAAGGAACCAATTGATAACAATGTACCCGATGATACTGATTTTCTTAAAGAAAAAGAGAAGAAACAAAAAAGTTTTTTGAATCTACTTAAAGATCTAGGAAAAAAGGAAGTCAAGCAAGCTAAAAAAGTCGAAAATAATTCAAATAATATTCCCACTGAAAAGTATCGCAAAGATTTAAAAAATATCATTATGAAAGGAAATAAACTCAATCAAGGTGGATTAACTTCTGCCAGAGAAAGTGCTGCTGAAATATCAGCACTAGGGGTGTATTCATTAAGTGTTAAAGACTTAGTCAGAACAAATTGGAATTTACCGCGCTACTTAAAAGAACAAGACCTTCAATGTAGGATTAAAATATTTATTTCAAAATCTGGTAGACTACTCAATATGATTCTTGTCGAGTCAAGTGGCAACACAGATTATGATCAAAGGGCCCTGAAGGCCATCAAGGATGCTGGTGAATTTCCTATTCCAGAAGAGTCTATTCAAAAATATGCTTCAGAAGGAAAAATTA comes from Halobacteriovoraceae bacterium and encodes:
- a CDS encoding TonB family protein; translated protein: MFQLKNNPTDLLSISKSLIAHALIASIILFVVHEKYSIQNENIKLIQASMKVDVVAMPELTIQEIQQSIQQVENSPQKTKEPIDNNVPDDTDFLKEKEKKQKSFLNLLKDLGKKEVKQAKKVENNSNNIPTEKYRKDLKNIIMKGNKLNQGGLTSARESAAEISALGVYSLSVKDLVRTNWNLPRYLKEQDLQCRIKIFISKSGRLLNMILVESSGNTDYDQRALKAIKDAGEFPIPEESIQKYASEGKIILGFPL